TAAAATCCACTGATATTGATATTCTTCAAAATGATCAATTTCTGAGTGAGGTATTCTATGAATGGAAGAAGGATCTGTTACAAAAGGCAGCAATAGAGTCACCACTGTCTGAGATTCTGGAAATCAAGGTTCCTCTTCTGAACATTGATGAAAACTCAATTCAAGAAAACAAGCCACTTCCTGACATGCAGTTAGGAAAGAGTGTCAGTTCAGGAAGTTTAAGCTCAATGGATTGGATTCGTGGAGCTGCAATGAAGCCCGCTTTCATTGATATCCCTGCAATGGATTTCAATGCAGTTTATGGCATGCGAAGATCATTTAGTGAAGGAGATATAAAGGTTTAACTTAACCTCTTttgtatatacatttttttattttttataaatttaattaaatcaccATCAAATTTAGCAGTGCTTAAAGATAGCAGCTCAGGGAGGTATGATATCCATGCCTCCTTTGTCTTGAATCAGAAGCGTTGATGTTTTCAGAATTCTACTTCTTTTCTTGACGTGTTTAGAGTAATAGCTTTTTCCAGCTCAATACAGAGAGCCTTAACTACCTTTTGAACtcaatcaaaaagaaaattccaCCTCTACAGAGTATCAACTCATCCTCTGTTAACTATAAAGATTGTAGTATGGAAATCAAAAAGAAGGGACTGATGATGACATGATCTCAATCTGATTGATTTAGTTAGAAATGACAAATTTTGACAACATATTCGTACATGCCTAATATATTTTAGAGGTTGGTTTTTGCTGGAATCAATCAGATGTCTAAAATAGTTCATAATCTGCTTCTGTGATCAGAAATTAAAAGGCTGTTACAGAAATACACCAAATTTCTTGTGGTTCCTTTTGCCATGTATATCATGTTATCCATATGATTAACTTGCTGCTCCCTTGATGAACCTGCAGTGTAATTAAATATCTGTCACTTAATTTtccttcacccatgtctttccaAACACCTAAAATGAGTTACTGTATCCAGCAAATTATGCTTCCTTGTGCAGAATGACAAACAATTTCTGTTTGAAATTCATTTATTCCTCTTGTTTGCATGAGTAAACTCACTAAGATCTAGTGATTTACTCAACTATTGTGACAGACTCTCAGTAACGGAAACATGAACATTGTCCAATCACCCCTTGAGAGGCCCTTTCTCATCAGCAACTGCACCAGTGAGGAACGCTTCCAAAAGCTCTCCAGGTACAGGAATAAGAGGACAAAGAGGAACTTTGGGAGGAAAATCAAGGTAATTGTTTCACATGAATACTTCACCATTCTGTTCTCAGGTTTTCCAGATTTAGTTTTATTCAATTCCATGCATATCTCATGGATGAATAGTTTCCCTTATAAATGTTCTCATTAGTTCATTACCTCACTGCTGCAGCTTTGAACTGTGTTGTTATTTTTTGCTTAAAAAAGTAGAAGCTATAAGTAGCATGAAAAATCACATCTCAGACATTCTGATAATACTTCATATGTTATTAAGTTGTTAAGTATGCCATCAACAGTGGTTTTCTATGGCTACCAAAGTTTTATTGATGTTATCTGTAAATTGatcttatttctagtcgatgttTCGAGTAAAAACAGATTGGCATGAGAGCTGATGATATAGCTGTTTTCTCCAGTATGCATGTAGGAAGGCTCTTGCTGACAGTCAACCAAGAATCCGTGGAAGATTTGCAAGAAGTGAAGAATGTGAGAGCAAGAGGCAATGAATGACTTAATAACTGATATAGTAGTGGGAAGAAGGTAGAGTGAAGTAGCTATATCTGATCAAACTGAGCAGTAGTAATTATGTGATTAGAGCCTATGTGGAGTCTCTGTATGTTTGAGCAGATATTTGCAGAATAAACCAGACCCCAAACTTCTTAGGGTAGTTCATCTCTTTATCTATTGTATCATCGTCTCTATAGACGGGAATTACCTTCCACATATGTAAATAGGTTTGTTCAATAATggaaagataaagaaaatatcttGTGCcatgttcatatatatatatatcaccaAATCACAAGGTGGTAACATTAATAATTTCCTTctctaaaattttcatttttgaccATTGTTCATCAATCACTGCTGTCAACTGAATGTCATGTATGATTTACAACATGTGTAGagaaatttacttaaaaaaaattataaaagaaacttttttcaaaaattataactaaactagatgatgatgatgaaaaagTTGGAGGATTGCAAGTAGCAGAGTGCCCACTGGTGGGAATCAGAGCATCTTTCTGCTCTGCTGGGAATAAATGCATTCTTTTTCATTCAATCCTTATTTGGCAAGTGCTTTCCAAGAAGAAAACAagtattgtaattattttttatactctGTTTTGTTAGATTAAAACATATACTACTAAAATTACTCACAAATATCTTTGTTTAATAGAATatcattcacatattttcacgATTTTCTTGaatcaaaacataataatattgtaGTTATCTTGATCATATTAATTTATCTCTTTTGAGTTATTGTGTAACGATCAATATGCCCTTGATAATAaggtttttcaaattttaagaataacaTCCATTTCCTttagaatatttaattttaagaataatacCTATTTTCTTTAGAATATTGATAGGTTTTGTTAGAAGTTCTACGTCGATTAAAGATAggatcaaattataatatataagtaaaggATAAACTTCACCTTACAAATCGATATTGTGAGGTTTAGTtagacttaaatttattttttaacagattttttcttaataaaatggaaaaaaaataatatcaattttaatatgtatgaattaattaaaatgaaatggaGAAGAACTTGATATTTAACCAATCAATTATAATTGATTTCCTCATCCATTTTAGGGTATCGATGagattattatttcattaatcatgatgtttaagtaataaaatggtaatctttttattttattttattaaattcctATTTGTCACATCTTACtttattctattaattattaGATAGTAGTGACAAGGTATAAGATGTATGAACATCATGCTATATGCTACAATGACAAAACATCAAAGATCTGTTCGTGTAGGTATCAAATTGCAAATTCATTTCGAAATATGTGAGATAGAGCATGAACTTTGTGGGACAAAACAATATCgtttttggaaatttaaaagataaatgtaATGTTTGTGTGACACGTGAAAAGTGAATGAGCTTTGCATATTGTGGGCTAAAAGTAAGATAGAGCATGAATGATGTGGACAGGTGGATCATTGCATATACATGTTTATGCTGTGTCACTGTCACttgtattttcttcttcttttatgaaaataatagaCTTCAATTGTATTACTCAATATTAGGACAAGAATAGAGGCCATTCAAATCAACTTGGGAAATAGTGTATAATTTGAGTAGAAACAGTGTGAAAAAGGAAGATCTAGTGCAAAAGTGATGGTCATGTTGGTGCCTAGATTTTAGTACAAGATTTTACAGGTTTTGCTGTTATCAACACTCTTTTCTTCATCCGTAGTGTTGTCTTGTCTAAAGTGTTAGAATTAGTAAACACAAAAATTCAACCAAGAAAGAGTGTGTCTAATCCCTTCTTTGGAGTAGAAAGCAGGTGTTTGTATTAAGAGAAGGGAAGTAATTTACAAGTAAAGTTTCTGATTTTAAGATTAAGTTTGGTGATCACTACCTATTTTGTATCACTTTTAATTTATGGAAGGAATTACTTCAAGTCAAGTGAATGAGagagaatatttttatatcattttatactctttaatgttttattatgcATAGTAAAAGCTCTTTTCTATAGTTCTTGAGTTTgacaaggtttttttttttggtaatgTTTGTGAAACTAATTAGTTGTTGTTTTCAAACTAATGTAGttctattttttgttaaaataacttattgtggtattttttttttagattaatgTTGGTACTCTTAATAGAGTGGTGGTTTGTTAAATTCACATGGATACATgacaaattatttgaaatactaGTACATTAATAAATGTAAATGTTCCATCTTTGTCTCCTTGTTTAtcttcattttctcttagtCTTGTACTTATGTATGTTCTTCGTTGTTCACAATGTCTTCCTACTGGTCAATATTCTCGTGCAATGGTAATGTTTGGGGTTTCAAGGGATTATAACCATTTGTCATTATGAAAATTTCTAAACATTGAAAATGACTGCAACTAGTAGAAGTATATGgaaacaattttgaaaatatcataattataagATAAGTTatgtgattttgttttattttgtgaagATTAATAGTGTTTTGGTTACAGGGTCGATGTTATTTGTTCATTGTGTTTTGAGTGTCGGGATATTTGTCTTCATCACTGTTCATTGTGGAATTCAGTTCGATCAAACAGGAAGGTTACCTGCCAAAGTTAATAAAGATATAGTCACTAATGTATAATAAATACAATCACTTACCTCTTTATTTAAAAcgtgtatttatagatttcgaAATAGGCTTCGAATTACTAATGGCCTAATCATGGTTTAATTGATACTAATTGTACCAGCAGGACCGGACGCCGTACGGAAAGACATCCCAGAGCGTCCGTCCAAGGCCGCTCGCCCAAGTCACAATCAAAGACCGCGCGTCCGCCCAAGGCCGCCCCCCAGGTCACAAGCAGAACCGAACGTCCACCCGTGTCGAACACCAGGACCGAACGTCCGCCCGTGCCGAGtgccaagaccgaacgtccaccCAGGTGCGCCAACAGGACCGAACGTCCAGTATGACCGGCCAGCAGAACCAGATGGGCGCCCACCCATGTTGGCATCCCTAGCCGACCATCCCTCCCAACCGACCCGCGCTTGGTTGACTACACGGTTAAATGCCAGTGACTCACTAAGGTGTGACTGGACCGTTATCAGGTCCACTAGAGGCAAAAGGGCCGTAATCAGGCCCActaaaggtaaaagcccattacaatcagtataaataaaggtctcaggtatgagtTCCAGACCAACTTTCCTTACGATGCATGCATGCATCACAAActgctctgtcatattactgacttgagcgtcggagtgcctttagcaggtactcACCCCCCCGGGGCTTGGGGCACGGAGCAGCGCCAGAAGAGGAGGAGGATCGCCCGGCATGGAGCGTGGAGCAGCGCCAGGAGAGGAGGACGATCGCTCGGCTTGGAATTTGGAGAGGAGGGCGACCGCCCGGTTTGGAGTGTGAAGCAGTGTCAATCCGTCCTTATACCATCCGCCAGTTCAGCTTGCTCTGCGTGCGTGGGACTCAGCAGCGTTCGCCCGGTCCATGACAGCTTCGCCGTTCGTCCGCCCGCCTTTACCGTTTGTGACCGCCCGCCCGTCTTCGACCAGTAAGTGTGTTTCAACAGGGCTCTCGCCCAAAACATCCGAAACACTAATAATgttttatcataaattaatcATCATCAAATCTAATCGatcttaaaaataatcattagAATTGTAGATTATAATCATTTAGTTTCAGACATggtcaataataatatttctgaCTTTATGAACGGTTTAAGATTAACCGAACAATCCTACCATATAAATAAGATCTATATAATCGATTggttttatcttcaaatccaaaTTTGTCTCTACTGCTACAATGCAAACTTTAAAATTGACAaagattcaataaaaaaaaattatatttgtacaaaaaatttacttcagTAAATAACAGCAAAATCCATGCATTATTTACATAATCCGGTAAAAAAATCATGTGTCACATCTTACtttatagggttaaatatgtttttagtccctaaactattggtcgtttctggttttcgtccctctttcaaagtaaggtacaatttggtcctcaatcttttcgaaactttggttttagtcctcgaaaactaacaccgttaaatatgttttgacgtggctaacggtagactgacacacaatttttttacaatttttttttcaagtgtttctcactttttcttcccttctctctcttccttccatcttccacccaacTTCATCCCTGGTTACATCTCTATGAACAATTGAAGGAACACAGTCGTGATGCAAATAAGAGAGGCCTTCTGCAGCATCAACAGCTATCTTATACCTAGTTGGCCAGTCCAACAACCCTCCTTTATTGCTATGCAATAAATCACCCAGGCTACCATTCGGCATATACTCATAAACCAATAGCTTGCTATCCCTAGTAGTGCAGCAACACCACAGTTTGACAATGTTCTTGTGCCTAATTTTGCCCAAAGTTTCAACCTCTGCATCAAAAGCACTGTCTTGATGAAATTGACCCCTCTCCACATCTCCGTTGTCTATATCCTTCTTGACGCCGCCCCATATCTTCTTCACAGCAACCACTTCCCCGCTGGTCAACACAACCTTGTAAACCTTCCCGGAAGACCCACTTCCTATCACATTATCTTCATCCAGGCAATTCAAGATCTCCTCTTCGCTGAAACCCAGTTTATGAAACGACATCAAAGTCCACTTTGATTTATCAACAGATCTCTCAGCATTCTTGAAATTCTTGTACCTTAAGTAAAACCAGACAACACCGATGACAAACACCAAAGTGGCAACTATAAAAATAGCTCGCAGAATCCACACAAAACCCTTACCCTTATCCCCATTTTTGCCATCACACAATGAAGATCAAGAGTGCCAAGCTGCCCGAGATTCACAATACTCCCAGGCAACGACCCACTGAGCCTGTTATCACCACCAGAAAACTCTTGAAGATTTTCCAACCACCCAATCTCCTCGGGGATCACACCCGAGAAATTGTTCTTCGTCAGAATCAACGACGACAAATTCCTCGCCCCACCAATGGTCCTCGCAATCGAGCCACTAAACGAGTTACCCATCAGTTCAAGCAAATACACATGCGGAAGGCCCCACATACCCGCTGGAACGTCGCCGGACAACCGGTTCGTACCCAACCTCACACGCGTCAAGCTCTGACACGAGCCCAAACTCGCCGGTATCTCCCCGGAGAACTGGTTCCCTAGCATCAACATCTCCTCCAACTCGCCGTGATCACAGTGGCTCGCTGGAATCCCACCGAAGAAACGGTTGGTGGAAACGTCAAGCCACCTCAAAGGACCGGACTTCCCTAAATTGTCCGACAATGACCCGGTGAGTTTGTTCCCGAACAACCTCAGCTCATAAAGGTTGGGCGAGTTAGCAATGCTTAAACACCCTTTTACTGCAATGCCAATGATGCAGTAAAGCATTGATATGCAGACTCAAAAAGATGTAACCAGGGATGAAgttgggtggaagatggaaggaagagagagaagaggagaaaaagtgagaaacacttgaaaaaaaattgtgtgtcagtctaccgttagccacaTCAGCACATATTTAACtgtgttagttttcgaggactaaagccaaagtttcgaaaagattaaggaccaaattgtaccttactttgaaagagggacgaaaaccagaaacggccaatagtttagggattaaaaacatatttaaccctactTTATAATTAGTAATTGTAGTGACCTTAGTAAAAATCCATTGacttttttttgacaaaaatatattaagagaaaaataattactttaactaatttttatagACATGAAACCAAAAAGTCAATTAaaccttgtttttattttaactaaactttaattattacattataGTATGTTAAATAAGTGATTTGTACTTAGAGAGATTTTATAACGCTCGTTTGTTGATACATCAAACAACATACAATCAAGTGAGAAAGATTGAATTTTGGGTTAAAATAGGTTTTGCGAAAGAAGTTTCCTATAGTTTGTGAATTTTGTGAGTAAAATTCATGTAAAGAGATTTTTTTGTGCATAACCAAATTAGAAATCCCAtatcaaaaatttcaaattaaaacctGCTCAAATTGTGAATTATGTGAGTAATGAGCGAATTTTTGTTCaaatacttaattatatttttatgataaagtACCTACACATATAATGAGAAATGAGTTacatatgtttttagtttctaaactaTTGGGTTCCGTCCCTTCGAAatgtttgttcattttagtctttttagttttaaaattcttatgtttagtccttaaaattgaacaGCGTTAAGTTTTCTTTGACGTGACAAACGCGAGCCATGTGTAATGCCACCTTCCTTCGCTACTGTGTGTCAGGTTTTGGTTTCTAAAGCATTAATTCTAAGTATCGgatgtttctttttcttctcccaaTTACCCTAACGAGAAAATTTTCctaagttttcttttctttctcgtGAAAGTGAAccctaaaaagaaaattgggttCTTCTTCTTTCGCATCCTAACCAAAAGCTTCGAGCTTCTTTTCCATCTACACTCTCGTGGACCATCCAGCCTTGGGGAAAACATCTATGGCGTGGCGATGACGAAGCAATAATGCGGTGAGAGAGTAGTCGGTGTGATGGCGATACTATGGGAGGTATGGCACAGACATGATCTCGCATTTGCTGGTGACGAGGCACGGCGAGATGCGGCAAGGACATTCTGTAGCATCGGCGCCTCCACGAGGGACTCCGGCTTCTCCGATTGTGACAGCAAGGTTGAGGCGCGATCTAGGCAGAGTTCTTCATCGCACAACTCCGGGAGAGTTTCTCTTCATCTTCCGCCATGGAACGTGCTCACGGTGCTATATAAAGATTTATTTTCCTTCCTTTTCTCCGTTTTGGTTCATAGTGTGGTGGTCTTACGACGTGAAGTAGAGGAGAGTCGCGAACTGGGAATTTTGGAAATTTGGGGTTTGCTGAGTTAGGAAAATTTTGGGTTGTTCCTTTGTTCTTTCTTGCAGGTATTGGATTTATGTGGTTGAGTTTGGGgttcaaatataattttgttgtttgattaTCAAGTTCTTGTTTCTGTGAAATTGGGAAATTTTTGAATTGAGATTGGGGTAACCGTTGTTCGTGTTCACATCCACCGTTTCTTTTATGGCCCTCGCAAGGACCACTACAACAGCCATCTTGCTTAAACTCCTTGCTTTGAATAAAACTACTTTGCTTCGAGTAAAACTACTTttccccaattgaaaaaaaaaagttaggaaCCTAATCTGATTTCAGAAACCAAAACATGGCAATTActtaatttgatttctaaaaTGAAAAGCAATGTGGCACACAATAATGAGGGAAGGTGGCATCACACGTGGCTTGCCGTTTACCAAATCAAAGAAAACTTAACGTCGTTCAATTTTAAAGACTAAatataagagtttcaaaactaataGGATTAAAATGAACAAGCATTTCCAAGAGGAACGAAACCCAAAATTGTTTgatagtttaggaactaaaaacatatttgacccatgataaatttattagtattcatatttttttctaaaagtataCTAATAGAagttaaatatatgattaaaatttatggTATTAATTCTAATATACtttcaatcaaaataaaatagtaaataaatatttttttattacacgttagatattttaataatataaacttaattttaaatgatttgttaatattgtttgtaattttataaaataattaaaaaaatctttaattttaattcaaacaaaaatcatacctaaatTTTAACTAAGAATATCTAATACAATGTTTTAGtaatccaaaatattttatttcctattatttttttttttaagtccTCAGATCTATtattcaaatcaaaataaatcataaatgtTACAAATACTCCTCTCTCTTTAcaaatacaaacatatataaatatttgttgagcatcaatataaattaataatcatgATATTCTCTCTTAATTTCGGTATTTGATAATTGGAAATTCAACCATTAtctttaattaactttaaaatatttgaatggtGTTAAAGTAATATTGCTTTTGTGACAAGTAAGATGTAACTCATTAAAAGAGGCTATTAGAAGATTAAATGTTTTATTGGAAATCGAAGTTGGTATACGCTTTTTTATTATGTATGCAATGAACCATATTATACTATTTCTGTCTTAATGTAGATTTCTCTAAATTCATCGATAGCGTTAGTTTGTGCCCAAATagatttaaaaacaaattctttTGCAGATGAAAAAGTAATCTACTAagttaaataacttttaatctttaattagACCTAAAGATCCTAATTgcttatatgaaaaaaaatcaatcactCTTAACCACTTAAGTTAAATCTTATGATATTGCACTAATCATAATCTCGGGCTCCAAATATGTAATCTTTTCATCACAAGTCAAGCTTTGAAGTCGTAAGCTTTGGATAACATCAAACGTATATGAcacaaattaaacaataaaacatTAGTATTTTCAACCCAATCAATTCATATTATTCCACTAACATGATCCCTTAaccttaaatattgttttagtatctgttttctttttcagtttttttaatgtgattatagtttcctttttaattaaatcttaatttgTGATAATTTTGTTCAGTTTAGCTTTTTTCtaattacatttaaataattattaaaacgtGAATAATGTATGTTATGTGTCATTTcatggtttttgtttttattttaattttttattaatgttttttaatttttaatttaaaaaatttgtctCCATGTTGAGTTAGTATTATGTCACGTGATAGTAACAATGTCATGTATCACTGTCaatgttttatattcaattcaatcgttatatttgttattttgattcaattagttttttttttcaaatgaaacaattttgtttctcttcaaattttatattgatagttttattaaaattcacacttttattatatatttctaaaataacttttaaacaaaattggAGTTAGTTTAAGTTATGGTTAGACTTAGTTAAAAAATagagtttgatttttgataCATGTTAAAAATATGGTTAGaatatgaaaacaataaaaaaagtttgcttctaattttaaactaaCTCTAACCCCATTTAGTAATATAGTTAGAGATTGTTTATAagtaattttagaaatatttaataaaaacgtgaattttttaaaaaagtactaatatattacttatataaaaattaaatttagtctcAATACATAGATACACAAActtgtttcattttaaaaagttagAATTAAGTTAAACCAATATAAGAACAAAAGTGAATACATAGACATGTGATATGGTTATTCTCACTGTGACACTATATTTACTTTGACacataaataactttttttaaataaaaataaataaaaaataaaataaaaaagttaatacaaatttataaaacaaaaaacaaaaaatatgaagTGACATGTGACATAGTTCACATTTTGTTTACTATATTTAAACCCGTTAGAAAAAGaaccaaattaaacaaaaaaaagtgtgactttataaaaaaaaaaactaagactACATGCAAAACTAGAAACCAAAATAGTATTTAAACTATAACAtactaatataattaagaatgtGCCCCTTTTCGCCTGACTTGTCATTGATACGTTAAAAACGAGTTGGGCTGGATTGACTCGTCAAATAAAAATTGATCACTAATAATAACACATCCTACACTTAGGTTAAGTTAGTTAAtcacttttatttacattttttttaaatttgttttcaaatttttagtttttttaaatgtacataattaatattaaaaacatatttaatcatataaatatttttttcacttttaattgattaattaatatttttaattaaataaataaaaataattattacatttacatgttaaattattatattataactaattattggaatttaatttttaaagattaataattaatattacaacattattatatatttacacttttaaaaaatataatataaaaagagtatttttttttaaagttattttttaattcttttttaaaatgacCAACATCCAGATGAGACTAGTCGGTATTTTGGTCAATTGATAGACTAGATAGACAATATCAAAATGAACGTATAGatttttaattctataaattctattttatgTGAATTTACGTATCGGTGAACTCAACCTGTCTTATcattcttaaatataaaattatatacaataatGTATTTGGTTTAGGATTCAACAATACACAAAATCAAGACAAACAACACAAGTTTATGACTTTATCTCCTCTAACCCCCAAAATTTCACAATAAACAAACGTTTAATTGAGCCTTTAAATACCACAAACTTCCAAACACTACAAACCATAACATGCTAAATCAAACATTAAACAGTGATTGGTAGACAAGTTAttctaaaatatcaaaatcactCTAAAACTCaatgtatgattgaatgttaCTTACACTACCAGAAAAGCTAGGTGCTtactaaaaaaaactttataatcCTAATTTGTCCTTTTTGCAACACAAGTTTCAACTGAATTAACAgataaaactaaagaaaaaaaaagtatcgaGTTTGATTGATTAAGAGATTTTTTTAGTATtgtgtattattttaatttcaagatACTCGCATTTTGtacagttaaaaaaatatattatgtttacatttttaactttaagaTTAAAAGTTCGTTATTGAAATACAATATTTACGTAATATTTATTAACGTAATTACGAAATATCACGTACTCATTAACGTGAGGCAAATACATGTACTgtataattaagaaaaagttatatttaataatttttaatctttatatttaatagAATAATGGTCGTATTGgaaatgataattaatatttggaTGTATATAAAGTTGTTTCTAACATTTTGATACagtttaaatgttatttattttaattcatggtACATTTATATAActcaaaaactaaataaaaatatagtaattaatgtTGTATAAAACTtttgaatgaaatgaaaatatcttttgaaagtaaataactaaatatagtaattaatgaTTAATGATGGGAGCATTAGAGTTGAATTTGAAACTATCGAATTACTTGAATTTGAAACTATTgaattaacttaatttaatttacattgtATGATTATTATCTTTCCATGAGAATGTGTTTGGCACAGGAAAGAGACTTTTTGTTTAAGATTTTGAAGTTGAAAAGTGTTCTTACGGAACAAGATTTTAACACAATGAAAAGAGGATGTGTAAGAACCTATATttttagaagtggtggggaCATGATGGTCACCCACCTTTTGCATTATTAGAATGTAATTATTGGAGGTGCATTATTACAAGAAGCTTAGCAAAGGAGAGGGGTCTCATTTTTGGACAGGGGAGAGCACCCAAAGGAAGGGAAcccttccttccttccatttTCAACCGTTCAAGGAGCACTCAAGGGAAGCAATACTACCTTTTTATATGC
This Vigna angularis cultivar LongXiaoDou No.4 chromosome 4, ASM1680809v1, whole genome shotgun sequence DNA region includes the following protein-coding sequences:
- the LOC108331962 gene encoding uncharacterized protein LOC108331962 isoform X1, with the translated sequence MYAETGLLFPYLQNLSQELHQLEEYCKTQKYNASMDDYVQCSAMSEYDLAAEGDLFKAPEPIIEEPIMDLDPMTAAISMISCGEDVSSQGLKSTDIDILQNDQFLSEVFYEWKKDLLQKAAIESPLSEILEIKVPLLNIDENSIQENKPLPDMQLGKSVSSGSLSSMDWIRGAAMKPAFIDIPAMDFNAVYGMRRSFSEGDIKTLSNGNMNIVQSPLERPFLISNCTSEERFQKLSRYRNKRTKRNFGRKIKIGMRADDIAVFSSMHVGRLLLTVNQESVEDLQEVKNVRARGNE
- the LOC108331962 gene encoding uncharacterized protein LOC108331962 isoform X3; the encoded protein is MLNLIISSWYLSSTTCSSRKDDYVQCSAMSEYDLAAEGDLFKAPEPIIEEPIMDLDPMTAAISMISCGEDVSSQGLKSTDIDILQNDQFLSEVFYEWKKDLLQKAAIESPLSEILEIKVPLLNIDENSIQENKPLPDMQLGKSVSSGSLSSMDWIRGAAMKPAFIDIPAMDFNAVYGMRRSFSEGDIKTLSNGNMNIVQSPLERPFLISNCTSEERFQKLSRYRNKRTKRNFGRKIKIGMRADDIAVFSSMHVGRLLLTVNQESVEDLQEVKNVRARGNE
- the LOC108331962 gene encoding uncharacterized protein LOC108331962 isoform X5, whose translation is MKDDYVQCSAMSEYDLAAEGDLFKAPEPIIEEPIMDLDPMTAAISMISCGEDVSSQGLKSTDIDILQNDQFLSEVFYEWKKDLLQKAAIESPLSEILEIKVPLLNIDENSIQENKPLPDMQLGKSVSSGSLSSMDWIRGAAMKPAFIDIPAMDFNAVYGMRRSFSEGDIKTLSNGNMNIVQSPLERPFLISNCTSEERFQKLSRYRNKRTKRNFGRKIKIGMRADDIAVFSSMHVGRLLLTVNQESVEDLQEVKNVRARGNE
- the LOC108331962 gene encoding uncharacterized protein LOC108331962 isoform X4 — its product is MLNLIISSWYLSSTTCSSRKDDYVQCSAMSEYDLAAEGDLFKAPEPIIEEPIMDLDPMTAAISMISCGEDVSSQGLKSTDIDILQNDQFLSEVFYEWKKDLLQKAAIESPLSEILEIKVPLLNIDENSIQENKPLPDMQLGKSVSSGSLSSMDWIRGAAMKPAFIDIPAMDFNAVYGMRRSFSEGDIKTLSNGNMNIVQSPLERPFLISNCTSEERFQKLSRYRNKRTKRNFGRKIKYACRKALADSQPRIRGRFARSEECESKRQ
- the LOC108331962 gene encoding uncharacterized protein LOC108331962 isoform X2; its protein translation is MYAETGLLFPYLQNLSQELHQLEEYCKTQKYNASMDDYVQCSAMSEYDLAAEGDLFKAPEPIIEEPIMDLDPMTAAISMISCGEDVSSQGLKSTDIDILQNDQFLSEVFYEWKKDLLQKAAIESPLSEILEIKVPLLNIDENSIQENKPLPDMQLGKSVSSGSLSSMDWIRGAAMKPAFIDIPAMDFNAVYGMRRSFSEGDIKTLSNGNMNIVQSPLERPFLISNCTSEERFQKLSRYRNKRTKRNFGRKIKYACRKALADSQPRIRGRFARSEECESKRQ